Proteins encoded in a region of the Drosophila sechellia strain sech25 chromosome 2L, ASM438219v1, whole genome shotgun sequence genome:
- the LOC6613656 gene encoding unconventional myosin-XIX produces MPKPSIQDSISLKSSNSSVFLEDDQFENLEEEHEDCISLSSDLTRVQSVILDHKQFKAARTIQRYFHGWLVRENYRKLLKSAIIIQKWWRRFEAQRNLLYVAESALQSAVLAHYEKSATLIQTLYRGWWSRKHIFDLTMLKSVQIMLAKDLIHSLLKYLHATKNSEMLPGIYTIRDSSICLETLEELMATFGFRYYNDHACYKMKETL; encoded by the exons atgCCAAAGCCCTCAATACAGGACTCTATCTCGTT aaaatcCAGTAACTCATCAGTTTTTTTGGAAGATGACCAATTCGAAAATCTAGAGGAAGAGCATGAGGATTGCATAAGTTTATCCTCCGACTTAACAAG AGTACAAAGTGTTATTTTGGACCACAAGCAGTTCAAAGCGGCTCGCACAATTCAGCGTTATTTTCACGGATGGCTAGTGCGAGAAAATTATCGAAAACTTCTGAAGTCTGCGataattattcaaaaatggtGGCGCCGTTTCGAGGCTCAGAGAAATTTGCTTTATGTGGCCGAAAGCGCTCTGCAGTCGGCTGTTTTGGCTCATTACGAGAAGTCTGCTACCCTGATTCAGACGCTCTATCGCGGATGGTGGTCGCGAAAACATATCTTTGATCTTACCATGCTCAAGAGCGTGCAGATTATGTTGGCAAAGGACCTGATCCACTCTTTGCTCAAATACTTGCACGCGACGAAAAATTCTGAAATGCTTCCAGGCATTTACACGATACGGGATTCGAG CATATGTCTGGAAACTTTGGAGGAACTGATGGCAACATTTGGCTTTCGATATTATAACGATCATGCTTGCTACAAAATGAAGGAAACGTTGTAA